From Roseburia hominis, the proteins below share one genomic window:
- a CDS encoding metallopeptidase TldD-related protein, which produces MINTFIQEFTEAAHSHEICNLQFYTEEVRKVSVNVYQGAPESNFQSEVAGCYVQGEYQGKTGYVYIEDFSKELFEGEIADLKEVAMLSDAEGSVNALTEVKCEKQEQLTAVDILAERLIQAEKEALAAHPGVKKFNHFQCGEIIRRISIRNDQGGCMEDENKYAFFGVNAEAEKDGVVQIAGGEILALSAEELDMSAAATEAASEAVGMLAAQQIKTGTYPVILKNSVICEMLGMFVKNFAADTVHKDLSKLAGKKGERIASSIVNLVEDPKLPGGANQRAFDDEGTPTSRKEIVKDGVLQMFLYNQEEAKKDGVASTGNGFKESCRSKPGVFVTNLKLEGETKPLEELMRDMGDGLYITNCDGMFAGADPVSGKFSLISKGYQIENGEIDGSVNQITVAGNFYDMLQVIEGIGEDYLMNNGDGGMIIAPSIYVKELVVSGL; this is translated from the coding sequence ATGATAAATACGTTTATTCAGGAATTTACAGAAGCAGCCCACAGTCATGAGATCTGCAACTTACAGTTCTATACCGAGGAGGTCCGCAAGGTGTCGGTGAATGTGTACCAGGGCGCTCCGGAGAGTAATTTTCAGAGCGAAGTGGCAGGCTGCTACGTGCAGGGCGAATATCAGGGTAAGACAGGATATGTCTATATAGAAGATTTCTCAAAGGAGCTGTTCGAGGGCGAGATTGCGGATTTGAAAGAAGTAGCGATGCTTTCAGATGCAGAGGGCAGCGTGAATGCGCTCACAGAAGTGAAGTGTGAGAAGCAGGAGCAGCTTACGGCTGTGGATATTCTTGCAGAGCGTTTGATCCAGGCGGAGAAGGAAGCGCTCGCGGCACATCCGGGCGTGAAGAAGTTCAATCATTTTCAGTGCGGCGAGATTATTCGCAGGATTTCCATTCGGAATGATCAGGGCGGTTGTATGGAAGATGAGAACAAATATGCCTTTTTCGGCGTAAATGCAGAGGCGGAAAAGGACGGAGTCGTGCAGATTGCAGGTGGAGAGATTCTAGCGCTTTCTGCAGAAGAACTGGATATGTCGGCGGCAGCTACGGAAGCGGCAAGCGAGGCCGTAGGAATGCTGGCTGCACAGCAGATTAAGACGGGAACCTATCCGGTCATCCTTAAGAACAGCGTGATCTGCGAGATGCTGGGCATGTTCGTCAAGAATTTCGCGGCAGATACGGTTCACAAGGATTTAAGCAAGCTGGCGGGTAAGAAGGGCGAGAGGATTGCCTCCTCTATCGTGAATCTTGTGGAAGATCCGAAGCTGCCGGGTGGAGCAAATCAGAGAGCCTTCGATGACGAGGGAACGCCGACGAGCCGTAAGGAGATCGTGAAAGATGGCGTGCTTCAGATGTTCCTGTATAATCAGGAAGAGGCGAAGAAGGATGGCGTGGCGTCTACTGGAAACGGATTTAAAGAAAGCTGCCGCAGTAAACCGGGAGTGTTCGTTACGAATCTGAAGCTGGAGGGCGAGACTAAGCCGCTTGAAGAACTGATGCGTGATATGGGAGACGGACTTTACATCACGAATTGCGATGGTATGTTCGCCGGAGCAGATCCGGTGAGCGGCAAGTTCTCACTGATTTCCAAGGGCTATCAGATTGAGAACGGCGAGATTGACGGAAGCGTCAACCAGATTACGGTGGCAGGCAATTTCTATGACATGTTACAGGTGATCGAGGGTATTGGAGAGGATTACCTGATGAACAACGGAGATGGAGGTATGATTATTGCACCGTCCATCTATGTGAAAGAATTGGTAGTTTCCGGATTGTAA
- a CDS encoding TldD/PmbA family protein codes for MLSQGMIENILDEAALRGADFAEVYDESKTLQETLATQKTVEQCQMGRESGVGIRMFKDGNCYYGYTNQRTEAALSGLVKDLTKAMKKGQTSRIALGEKKIYSMGPDVILATKLPSEKRMEPLRRAIRAGMEYDEEIVQMRVKLTDMEQEVQIANTEGLFVQDTRVKTRLYIGAYAQNGDDIQSGYYGPGAMRGHEYYDLIDVEACAREAARQAKVVLHSEPCPGGQMSVVVDNGFGGLVFHEACGHSLEATVIAKNASEFCGKLGQKIASDIVTLVDDGSLANEWGSLHIDDEGTPTQKNILIENGILKSYMVDRLNGMRANLAPTGSSRRQNYKFAPVARMTNTYIAPGKSKPEEIIRATERGLFVKAINGGSVEPATGDFNFSTGECYLIENGKITTPVRGATLIGNGGTVLKNVDMVADDYDLRQGFCYASSGALYIGAGQPTLRISNMTVGGIKS; via the coding sequence ATGTTGTCACAGGGTATGATTGAGAACATTTTGGATGAGGCAGCGCTTAGAGGAGCGGATTTCGCTGAGGTGTATGACGAGAGTAAGACCCTGCAGGAAACCCTCGCGACCCAGAAGACGGTAGAACAGTGTCAGATGGGAAGAGAGAGCGGAGTCGGAATCCGAATGTTCAAAGATGGAAACTGTTACTACGGATATACGAACCAGCGGACAGAGGCAGCTCTGTCCGGTCTGGTAAAGGATTTGACAAAAGCAATGAAGAAAGGGCAGACTTCACGAATTGCCCTTGGTGAAAAGAAGATCTATTCTATGGGTCCAGACGTGATTCTGGCGACAAAACTGCCGTCAGAGAAGAGGATGGAGCCGCTTCGCCGTGCGATTCGCGCAGGTATGGAATACGATGAGGAGATCGTGCAGATGCGCGTGAAGCTCACGGATATGGAGCAGGAAGTCCAGATCGCGAATACGGAAGGGCTTTTTGTGCAGGACACCCGTGTAAAGACTCGTCTTTATATTGGGGCTTATGCGCAAAATGGCGATGATATTCAAAGTGGATATTACGGCCCGGGTGCTATGAGAGGCCATGAGTATTATGATTTGATCGATGTGGAGGCCTGTGCCCGGGAAGCGGCAAGACAGGCCAAGGTAGTGCTTCATTCCGAGCCTTGTCCCGGCGGACAGATGAGTGTGGTCGTGGATAACGGATTCGGCGGACTGGTGTTCCATGAAGCCTGCGGACACAGCCTCGAGGCGACCGTGATCGCAAAGAACGCATCGGAATTCTGTGGGAAACTGGGGCAGAAGATTGCTTCGGATATCGTGACGCTGGTGGACGATGGTTCTCTTGCAAATGAGTGGGGTTCCCTTCACATAGATGATGAGGGAACACCGACGCAGAAGAATATTCTGATCGAGAATGGTATCTTAAAGAGTTATATGGTAGACCGCCTGAATGGTATGCGTGCAAACCTCGCACCGACAGGTTCTTCCAGAAGGCAGAATTACAAATTTGCTCCGGTCGCACGTATGACGAATACCTATATTGCTCCGGGTAAGAGTAAGCCGGAGGAGATCATCCGGGCAACGGAGCGTGGATTATTCGTAAAAGCGATCAACGGTGGTTCGGTAGAACCGGCCACAGGTGATTTCAATTTTAGTACCGGTGAATGCTATCTGATCGAGAATGGTAAGATCACCACCCCGGTAAGAGGAGCAACCTTGATCGGAAACGGAGGTACTGTCCTTAAGAACGTGGATATGGTCGCAGACGATTATGATCTGCGTCAGGGATTCTGTTATGCGTCAAGCGGCGCATTATATATCGGAGCCGGGCAGCCGACGCTCCGCATCAGCAATATGACAGTGGGAGGGATTAAGTCATGA
- a CDS encoding oligopeptide/dipeptide ABC transporter ATP-binding protein codes for MSERLVEAKNLCKYFSVGKKGTLKAVDNVSLYINKGETLGLVGESGCGKTTCGRTILRLYDPTSGQVTFDGKDVSQLKGKELLDFKKRAQIIFQDPYSSLDPRMTIGEIIAEGMDVHCNYTAKEKDEKVAELLRSVGMNPDFANRFAHELSGGQRQRIGIARALAIDPDFIVCDEPISALDVSIQAQVVNLLIKLQKERGLTYLFISHDLSMVRHISDRVGVMYLGSLVEMTASHEIFSNPQHPYTKILMSAIPLADPDAESAKNRIEIQGEVPSPINAPSGCKFRTRCPYATDICAQEAPALTEIAPDHYVACHHCKEINK; via the coding sequence ATGAGTGAAAGATTAGTAGAAGCAAAAAATCTGTGTAAATATTTCTCCGTTGGAAAGAAAGGGACACTGAAAGCTGTCGACAATGTCAGCCTCTACATCAATAAAGGTGAGACACTGGGACTGGTTGGAGAGTCAGGCTGTGGTAAGACGACCTGTGGACGTACCATCTTAAGACTGTACGATCCGACATCCGGCCAGGTAACATTTGACGGAAAAGATGTAAGCCAGTTAAAGGGCAAGGAACTTCTTGATTTTAAGAAACGTGCCCAGATCATTTTCCAGGATCCGTACTCCTCTCTGGACCCGCGTATGACGATCGGTGAGATCATTGCGGAAGGAATGGATGTACATTGTAACTATACGGCAAAAGAGAAGGATGAGAAGGTTGCCGAGCTCTTAAGAAGTGTTGGTATGAACCCGGATTTCGCGAACCGCTTTGCACACGAGCTTTCTGGTGGACAGCGCCAGCGTATCGGTATCGCGCGTGCTCTTGCGATCGACCCGGATTTCATCGTCTGTGATGAGCCGATCTCTGCTTTGGATGTGTCCATTCAGGCGCAGGTAGTAAACCTTCTTATCAAGCTGCAGAAGGAGAGAGGGCTGACTTATCTGTTTATCTCTCATGACCTTTCCATGGTAAGACATATCTCTGACCGCGTAGGCGTTATGTACCTGGGAAGTCTGGTGGAGATGACGGCCAGTCATGAGATCTTCTCGAATCCGCAGCACCCGTATACCAAGATCCTGATGTCGGCAATTCCGCTGGCAGATCCGGATGCGGAGAGTGCAAAGAACCGGATTGAGATCCAGGGTGAGGTTCCAAGTCCGATTAACGCACCGAGCGGATGTAAATTCCGTACCAGATGTCCTTATGCTACAGATATCTGCGCACAGGAGGCACCTGCACTTACAGAGATCGCACCGGACCATTATGTTGCGTGCCATCACTGCAAGGAGATTAATAAATAG
- a CDS encoding ABC transporter ATP-binding protein has translation MEKILDVNNLQVSFHTYAGEVKAVRGVSFELNEGETLAFVGESGCGKTVTAKAIMRLLMPPFAEIKEESHIQYRDKDVMKMTKKELQAYRGDEVSMIFQDPMTSLNPTMTIGKQIMEGLILHRNLDKKTAREEAIKMLKMVKIPDAEKRVDAYPHQLSGGMRQRVMIAIALSCNPSLLIADEPTTALDVTIQAQIMDLLGELKKELNTAIILVTHDLGVVANFADRIQVMYAGQVIERGTAREIFYNAKHPYTWALLSSVPRLDTENKQDLYALQGTPPDLILEMNHCPFAARCEYCMGICKEAMPEETLVDGTHKVSCWLQHPDAPKVKSYYDKEV, from the coding sequence ATGGAAAAAATATTAGATGTTAATAATTTACAAGTTTCTTTCCATACCTATGCGGGAGAAGTAAAGGCTGTCCGTGGCGTAAGTTTTGAATTGAATGAGGGCGAGACCCTTGCTTTCGTAGGCGAATCTGGTTGTGGAAAGACCGTTACGGCAAAGGCGATCATGCGACTTTTGATGCCGCCGTTTGCTGAGATTAAAGAAGAATCACATATTCAGTATCGCGATAAAGATGTCATGAAGATGACGAAGAAGGAGCTGCAGGCTTATCGTGGGGATGAAGTCAGTATGATCTTCCAGGACCCGATGACTTCTCTGAATCCGACTATGACGATCGGAAAACAGATTATGGAGGGTCTGATCCTTCATCGCAATCTGGATAAAAAGACAGCAAGAGAAGAAGCAATCAAGATGCTGAAGATGGTTAAGATCCCGGACGCAGAAAAACGTGTGGATGCATATCCGCATCAGCTTTCCGGTGGTATGCGTCAGAGAGTTATGATTGCGATCGCACTTTCCTGTAATCCGTCTCTGCTTATCGCCGACGAGCCGACGACAGCCCTTGACGTTACGATTCAGGCGCAGATCATGGACCTTTTAGGCGAGCTGAAAAAGGAATTGAACACGGCGATCATTCTGGTAACACACGACCTGGGAGTTGTAGCGAACTTCGCAGACCGCATTCAGGTTATGTATGCAGGCCAGGTTATCGAGCGCGGAACTGCTCGTGAGATTTTCTATAATGCAAAACACCCGTACACCTGGGCGCTTCTTTCTTCCGTACCGAGACTGGATACGGAGAACAAGCAGGATCTGTATGCTCTCCAGGGTACCCCTCCGGACCTGATCCTCGAGATGAATCACTGCCCGTTTGCTGCAAGATGCGAATACTGCATGGGTATTTGTAAAGAGGCTATGCCGGAAGAGACACTTGTCGATGGAACGCATAAGGTATCCTGCTGGCTGCAGCATCCGGACGCGCCGAAGGTAAAATCATATTACGATAAGGAGGTGTAG
- a CDS encoding ABC transporter permease → MMQSIPKEKLQIIGIEDNGVEATSRPRVGYFQDAWRRLRQNKVATLALFLLLAIVVMVIIGPKLSGYAFEEVDKTVINQGPNAKHWFGTDKLGRDIFARVWISGRVSLTIGILGAFISAVAGCIYGGLAAYFGGMVDNIMMRIVEVLISVPYLIIVIVLSLVFDSKGMFTLILAMTITGWCGMARMVRAQMLSIKNEEFILAAQALGVKPWKIIVRHMIPNTLSTVIVSITFDIPGYIFSEAFLSYIGLGIQPPNTSWGAMASAAQAQFTFYPYQLFFPAFMIALTMLCFTLLGDGLRDALDPKLRK, encoded by the coding sequence ATGATGCAAAGTATCCCAAAAGAAAAATTACAGATTATAGGAATAGAAGATAACGGAGTGGAGGCGACCTCGAGGCCGCGGGTCGGATATTTTCAGGATGCCTGGAGAAGACTCCGTCAGAATAAAGTGGCTACACTTGCTTTGTTTCTCCTTTTAGCCATTGTAGTCATGGTCATCATCGGACCAAAGCTTAGCGGCTATGCTTTTGAAGAGGTAGATAAGACCGTAATCAATCAGGGGCCGAATGCAAAGCACTGGTTCGGTACAGATAAACTGGGACGTGACATCTTCGCCCGTGTATGGATCAGCGGACGTGTGTCTCTTACGATCGGTATTCTTGGCGCATTTATTTCGGCGGTAGCCGGCTGTATCTATGGTGGACTTGCTGCTTACTTTGGCGGCATGGTAGATAACATCATGATGCGTATCGTAGAGGTTCTGATCAGTGTGCCGTACCTGATCATTGTTATTGTGTTATCCCTGGTATTTGACAGTAAAGGTATGTTTACCCTGATCCTTGCGATGACGATCACCGGCTGGTGTGGTATGGCGCGTATGGTCCGTGCGCAGATGCTGTCTATTAAGAATGAGGAGTTCATTCTTGCGGCACAGGCGCTTGGCGTAAAACCGTGGAAGATCATTGTGCGCCACATGATTCCGAATACCCTTAGTACCGTAATCGTTTCCATCACCTTTGATATTCCGGGTTACATTTTCTCAGAGGCGTTCCTTAGTTATATCGGACTTGGTATTCAGCCGCCGAACACCAGCTGGGGTGCCATGGCATCGGCAGCGCAGGCACAGTTTACATTCTATCCGTACCAGTTGTTCTTCCCGGCGTTTATGATCGCACTTACCATGCTTTGCTTTACCTTGCTTGGTGATGGACTTCGAGATGCACTGGATCCGAAATTGAGAAAGTAG
- a CDS encoding ABC transporter permease yields MVKYVLKRIGYMIVTLFAVATITFFLMRSIPGDPLASMARTLPEQTKANFYAKYGLDQPLFNQYLKYMKGLVTLDLGESILYAGRSVSGEIARTSPISGAVGGTALVIGTLIGVCLGIVAALNKNRWPDYIVMFIAILGATIPVFVLASLMQYIFAVKLGVTPASGWGKPEHMILPVIVMSFSSVATYARYIKSSMLDTLNQDYVLTARAKGLSEKKVIFRHVLRNSLLPAVTIFSSSVVGVFTGAFVTERMFSIPGIGFYYITSINNHDYTMVMGTTVFYAVLFIVMQFVVDFVYMVIDPRIRVASDK; encoded by the coding sequence GTGGTAAAGTATGTATTGAAGCGTATCGGATACATGATAGTAACGCTTTTCGCAGTTGCGACTATCACGTTCTTTTTGATGAGAAGTATTCCGGGTGACCCGCTTGCAAGTATGGCGAGAACACTGCCGGAACAGACAAAAGCAAATTTCTATGCAAAATACGGTCTTGATCAGCCGCTGTTCAACCAGTATCTGAAGTATATGAAGGGACTGGTTACACTGGACCTTGGAGAGAGTATCCTGTATGCGGGACGTTCTGTCAGCGGTGAGATTGCAAGAACCTCACCTATCTCAGGTGCAGTAGGAGGGACTGCTCTGGTTATTGGTACCTTGATTGGCGTGTGCCTCGGTATTGTCGCGGCACTCAATAAGAACAGGTGGCCGGACTACATAGTCATGTTCATTGCGATTTTGGGGGCGACGATACCAGTCTTCGTGCTAGCCTCCCTGATGCAGTATATCTTTGCAGTAAAATTAGGAGTGACGCCGGCTTCCGGCTGGGGAAAACCGGAACACATGATCTTACCGGTAATTGTAATGAGCTTTAGTTCGGTTGCGACCTATGCCCGTTATATTAAATCCAGTATGCTGGATACCCTGAATCAGGATTATGTATTGACGGCAAGGGCAAAGGGTCTTAGCGAGAAGAAAGTAATCTTCCGCCATGTGCTTAGAAACTCTTTGCTTCCGGCAGTTACCATTTTCTCAAGCAGCGTTGTCGGTGTATTTACGGGAGCGTTCGTTACCGAGAGAATGTTCTCCATTCCCGGTATCGGATTCTATTATATAACCTCTATTAACAACCATGATTATACGATGGTTATGGGTACTACAGTCTTCTACGCGGTACTGTTTATCGTGATGCAGTTTGTAGTGGATTTCGTATACATGGTCATTGACCCGCGTATCAGAGTGGCGTCAGATAAGTAG
- a CDS encoding peptide ABC transporter substrate-binding protein, which yields MKKRWLALLLTGVMALSLTACGGGDKKSEGEGKGGDEGGGQYINTYLAAEPTTMDVSLRSDTYSSEIMMNVMEGLIRIEQRDGKYEVMPGDAESWEVNDEGNVWTFHLGEDRKWNDGEPVTAEQYVYSLQRSADPATGCPNSYFVSPILNYDAVSTGEKPVEELGVKALDEHTLEITLTSPMASFLESTDASIFYPQRKDIVEKYGDQYGAEAANLVYNGPFVLTEWNHNSSLRIEKNDQYWDKDNVDLDYVDYQILKDTTSIANAYDSGQIDFITVSSQEQLQKYEADDSNVLTNISGGTISFQFYNTTDPIMSNVNIRKAFSLGVDIEDMNEIGFSGLREPLYGWIAPALSVDGKSMREVAGDTNKELKEELEASGKTAKDVLIEGMKELGLGDDPSKLDVTYSLAGTDDWYHTFGEYLQQVYKESLGINLKIDFSEWDIFSDNLTNGNYQIGFMAWGAYYNDPYDMLSIHLSDFNQISSNWKNEEYDALCRAGMTEMDPEKRMQNYVDAERILMEDYVACPFATSVSHQFSKSYVHDKYAEYGQDNLYFIHPGWKNVYVEGR from the coding sequence ATGAAGAAGAGATGGCTTGCTCTTTTACTGACAGGCGTTATGGCATTATCCCTGACAGCCTGCGGTGGCGGAGACAAAAAGTCAGAAGGAGAAGGCAAAGGCGGCGATGAGGGAGGCGGACAGTATATCAATACATATCTTGCTGCCGAACCGACCACAATGGATGTCAGCCTTCGTTCTGACACCTATTCCAGCGAGATCATGATGAACGTAATGGAAGGTCTGATCCGTATTGAGCAGAGAGACGGCAAGTATGAGGTTATGCCGGGAGATGCTGAGAGTTGGGAAGTAAACGACGAGGGTAATGTATGGACTTTCCACCTTGGCGAAGACAGAAAGTGGAACGACGGTGAGCCGGTTACCGCTGAACAGTATGTATACTCTCTGCAGAGAAGTGCTGATCCTGCAACAGGCTGTCCGAACTCTTATTTTGTATCTCCGATTCTGAACTACGACGCAGTCAGCACAGGGGAAAAACCGGTAGAAGAACTGGGTGTTAAGGCTTTGGACGAGCACACACTCGAGATTACACTGACAAGCCCGATGGCAAGTTTCCTGGAGAGTACCGATGCAAGTATTTTCTATCCGCAGAGAAAAGATATCGTTGAGAAGTACGGCGACCAGTATGGTGCTGAGGCAGCGAATCTGGTATATAACGGACCGTTCGTACTGACTGAATGGAACCATAACAGTTCTCTGAGAATTGAAAAGAATGATCAGTACTGGGATAAGGACAATGTTGATTTGGACTATGTTGATTATCAGATTCTGAAAGATACCACATCTATTGCAAACGCATATGACAGTGGACAGATTGATTTCATCACAGTCAGCTCACAGGAACAGCTTCAGAAATATGAGGCAGATGACAGCAATGTTCTGACCAATATCTCAGGCGGAACCATCAGCTTCCAGTTCTACAACACAACAGACCCGATCATGTCTAACGTGAATATCCGTAAGGCATTTTCTCTGGGCGTTGATATTGAGGATATGAATGAGATCGGATTCAGCGGACTTCGTGAGCCACTTTATGGCTGGATTGCACCGGCGCTTTCTGTAGACGGAAAGAGCATGCGTGAAGTAGCAGGAGATACGAACAAAGAGCTGAAAGAAGAGCTTGAGGCTTCCGGAAAGACTGCAAAAGACGTTCTGATCGAAGGTATGAAGGAACTTGGACTTGGCGATGATCCGTCCAAACTTGATGTTACTTACTCTCTGGCAGGAACAGACGACTGGTATCATACCTTTGGTGAGTATCTGCAGCAGGTATACAAAGAATCTCTTGGCATCAACCTGAAGATCGATTTCAGTGAGTGGGATATCTTCTCAGATAACCTGACCAACGGAAATTATCAGATTGGTTTCATGGCCTGGGGAGCTTACTACAATGATCCGTACGATATGCTTAGTATCCATCTGTCAGACTTCAACCAGATTTCTTCTAACTGGAAGAATGAGGAATACGATGCTCTGTGTAGAGCTGGTATGACAGAGATGGATCCGGAGAAACGTATGCAGAATTATGTTGATGCAGAAAGAATCCTGATGGAGGATTATGTGGCTTGCCCGTTTGCGACAAGTGTTTCGCATCAGTTCTCTAAGTCATACGTACATGACAAATATGCAGAGTACGGCCAGGATAATCTGTACTTCATCCATCCGGGTTGGAAGAACGTATACGTAGAGGGAAGATAG
- a CDS encoding MurR/RpiR family transcriptional regulator, producing the protein MDITARIDRVYLNMTKKQKQIADYMRDNAEKMAFITLKDLSAEVGVTEMTVLNMCKTLGYNSFNEVKYEFRKLINQNIRGGFYRQNEYFNTAVPDYELENKEKLMMDICHEETQLMAELEQNFNSHHILEVAKMFLSYKRIVLCGRGISYQLCEYLACGLASVAISTLLVNTELNDNVYSLLPCIDEEVLMVAVSFPDYYFMTKNLAEYAKEKGAKIVAITDVADSEITEVADEIFLVRSTTRLALNTISAPAAFINLLVSAVKLQGGMERAECIGKEFSEMF; encoded by the coding sequence ATGGATATCACGGCAAGAATCGATAGAGTTTACTTAAATATGACGAAAAAGCAGAAGCAGATTGCAGACTATATGAGGGATAACGCAGAGAAGATGGCGTTCATCACATTGAAGGATTTAAGCGCAGAGGTCGGAGTGACGGAGATGACGGTCCTTAACATGTGTAAGACGCTGGGCTATAACAGTTTTAATGAAGTGAAATACGAGTTCCGCAAGCTGATCAATCAGAATATCCGAGGGGGCTTTTATCGTCAGAATGAATATTTCAATACGGCAGTTCCGGACTATGAGCTGGAGAATAAAGAGAAGCTGATGATGGATATCTGCCATGAAGAGACGCAGCTCATGGCGGAACTGGAGCAGAATTTTAACAGCCATCATATATTAGAGGTGGCAAAAATGTTTTTATCCTATAAGAGAATCGTTCTCTGCGGAAGAGGAATTTCTTATCAATTATGTGAGTATCTGGCATGCGGACTTGCGTCGGTGGCAATTTCGACGCTCCTGGTAAATACGGAGCTTAATGACAATGTCTATTCGCTGCTTCCTTGTATTGATGAAGAGGTGCTTATGGTAGCGGTATCATTTCCTGACTACTATTTTATGACGAAAAATCTTGCTGAATATGCGAAAGAGAAAGGTGCGAAGATCGTGGCGATCACGGATGTGGCAGATTCGGAAATCACGGAGGTGGCCGATGAGATATTCCTGGTGCGAAGTACCACCCGCCTGGCATTAAATACAATCTCTGCACCGGCAGCTTTCATCAATCTTCTGGTATCAGCTGTGAAACTGCAAGGCGGAATGGAGCGCGCGGAGTGTATCGGAAAAGAGTTCAGCGAGATGTTCTGA